From a region of the Narcine bancroftii isolate sNarBan1 chromosome 5, sNarBan1.hap1, whole genome shotgun sequence genome:
- the ttc39a gene encoding tetratricopeptide repeat protein 39A isoform X6 produces the protein MKQKIAGKSLPTEKFAIRKARRYLLQNPVKLSVPALEMMYIWNGYTVIGKHQDLTEGILETLNNAERRLDSVPVNEFLVDDQCLVKLLKGLCLKHLDKLLEAEEYFSWIHTNQQMIKYDHYLIPNALLEHGLLCMQEGRNDEAITFLERAKQNYKNYSMESRTHFRIQAALLKLKSCTQNGTRL, from the exons ATGAAACAGAAAATAGCAGGAAAATCTCTACCAACAGAAAAGTTTGCCATCAGAAAAGCTCGCCGGTATCTCTTACAGAATCCTGTAAAACTCTCAGTGCCTGCCTTG GAAATGATGTACATTTGGAATGGTTATACAGTCATTGGGAAACATCAAGATCTGACAGAAGGCATTCTTGAAACGCTTAACAATgctgagaggagacttgacagtGTCCCAG TGAATGAGTTCCTGGTGGATGACCAATGTTTGGTCAAGCTGCTTAAAGGCCTTTGTCTCAAACATTTGGACAAACTGTTGGAAGCAGAAGAATACTTTAGTTGGATTCATACAAA CCAGCAGATGATCAAGTATGACCATTACCTTATTCCAAATGCTTTACTGGAACATGGTCTTCTTTGCATGCAAGAAGGCAGGAATGATGAGGCGATAACATTTCTGGAAAGGGCAAA gcAAAATTACAAGAATTATTCAATGGAATCAAGGACACATTTTCGAATCCAAGCTGCTCTTCTTAAATTGAAATCGTGCACACAAAATGGAACTCGGTTATAG